Proteins from one Canis lupus familiaris isolate Mischka breed German Shepherd chromosome 26, alternate assembly UU_Cfam_GSD_1.0, whole genome shotgun sequence genomic window:
- the HIC2 gene encoding hypermethylated in cancer 2 protein isoform X1 — protein MVSGPLALRWYAWAGRGDMGPDMELPSHSKQLLLQLNQQRTKGFLCDVIIMVENSIFRAHKNVLAASSIYFKSLVLHDNLINLDTDMVSSTVFQQILDFIYTGKLLPSDQPAEPNFSTLLTAASYLQLPELAALCRRKLKRAGKPFGSGRVGATGMGRPPRSQRLSTASVIQARYPGLVDGRKGAHTPQELPQAKGSDDELFLGGSSQEGVHGLGRAICPASGEAGLGSCSTNGSSGGCEQELGLDLSKKSPPLPPATPGPPLTPDDPAQLSDSQHGSPLSASAPPVANSASYAELGGTPNEPMDLEGAEDNHLSLLEGPGGQPRKSLRHSARKKEWSKKEPMVGSPFERREVGPKGPCPGDEGEGLGDRVPNGILASNVGGGGPSGPYVEPAYPCKEEEENGKDGSEDSGQSGSEGGSGHAGTHYVYRQEGYETVSYGDNLYVCIPCAKGFPSSEQLNAHVETHTEEELFIKEEGAYETGSGGAEEEAEDLSAPSAAYAAEPRPFKCSVCEKTYKDPATLRQHEKTHWLTRPFPCNICGKMFTQRGTMTRHMRSHLGLKPFACDECGMRFTRQYRLTEHMRVHSGEKPYECQLCGGKFTQQRNLISHLRMHTSPS, from the exons ATGGTTTCTGGGCCCCTGGCACTCCG GTGGTACGCGTGGGCGGGGCGCGGGGACATGGGGCCCGACATGGAGCTGCCCAGCCACTCCAAGCAGCTCCTGCTGCAGCTGAACCAGCAGAGGACGAAGGGTTTCCTGTGTGATGTCATTATCATGGTGGAGAACTCCATCTTCCGTGCGCACAAGAACGTCCTGGCTGCCAGCAGCATCTACTTCAAGTCCCTGGTCCTGCACGACAACCTCATCAACCTGGACACAGACATGGTCAGCTCCACAGTGTTCCAGCAGATCCTGGACTTCATCTACACGGGAAAACTGCTTCCCAGTGACCAGCCGGCCGAGCCCAACTTCAGCACTCTCCTCACTGCCGCCAGCTACCTCCAGCTGCCTGAGTTGGCAGCCCTTTGCCGCCGTAAACTCAAGCGAGCCGGCAAGCCCTTCGGCTCTGGTCGGGTGGGTGCCACTGGCATGGGGAGGCCCCCCCGCAGCCAGCGGCTATCCACAGCCTCCGTCATTCAGGCGCGGTATCCAGGGCTTGTGGACGGACGCAAAGGGGCCCATACCCCCCAGGAGCTCCCCCAGGCCAAAGGCTCAGATGACGAGCTTTTCCTCGGGGGCTCCAGCCAGGAGGGTGTGCATGGCCTGGGCCGGGCCATCTGTCCAGCCAGTGGGGAGGCCGGCCTGGGCAGCTGCAGCACCAATGGGAGCAGTGGGGGCTGTGAGCAGGAGCTAGGTCTGGACCTGTCCAAGAAGAGTCCTCCCCTACCTCCTGCCACCCCCGGTCCCCCCCTGACCCCCGACGACCCGGCCCAGTTGAGTGACAGTCAGCATGGCTCGCCCCTTTCAGCCTCCGCTCCTCCTGTTGCCAACAGTGCCTCTTATGCTGAGCTGGGGGGCACCCCCAATGAGCCCATGGATCTGGAGGGGGCCGAGGACAACCACCTGAGCCTGTTGGAGGGGCCTGGTGGGCAGCCCCGGAAGAGCCTGCGGCACTCAGCCCGCAAGAAGGAGTGGAGCAAGAAGGAGCCCATGGTGGGGTCCCCCTTTGAGCGGAGGGAAGTGGGGCCCAAGGGCCCTTGCCCAGGGGATGAGGGTGAGGGGCTAGGGGACAGGGTTCCCAATGGCATTCTGGCCAGCAATGTTGGTGGGGGTGGCCCCAGTGGGCCCTATGTGGAGCCCGCATATCCctgcaaggaggaggaggagaatggcAAGGATGGGAGCGAGGACAGTGGGCAGAGTGGGAGTGAGGGGGGCAGCGGCCATGCCGGCACCCACTATGTGTACCGACAGGAAGGCTACGAGACCGTGTCCTATGGGGACAACCTGTACGTGTGCATCCCCTGCGCCAAAGGCTTCCCCAGCTCAGAGCAGCTCAACGCCCACGTGGAGACACACACGGAGGAGGAGCTGTTCATTAAGGAGGAGGGAGCCTACGAGACGGGCAGTGGGGGTGCCGAGGAGGAGGCCGAGGACCTGTCGGCACCCAGTGCAGCCTACGCGGCCGAGCCCCGACCCTTCAAGTGCTCGGTCTGTGAGAAGACCTACAAGGACCCTGCCACGCTGCGGCAGCACGAGAAGACGCACTGGCTGACCCGGCCCTTCCCCTGCAACATCTGCGGCAAAATGTTCACGCAGCGCGGCACCATGACGCGCCACATGAGGAGCCACCTGGGCCTGAAGCCCTTTGCCTGTGACGAGTGTGGCATGCGCTTCACCCGCCAGTACCGCCTCACCGAGCACATGCGTGTGCACTCGGGCGAGAAGCCCTACGAGTGCCAGCTCTGCGGGGGCAAGTTCACCCAGCAGCGCAACCTCATCAGCCACTTGCGCATGCACACCTCCCCCTCCTAG
- the HIC2 gene encoding hypermethylated in cancer 2 protein isoform X2, with the protein MVSGPLALRWYAWAGRGDMGPDMELPSHSKQLLLQLNQQRTKGFLCDVIIMVENSIFRAHKNVLAASSIYFKSLVLHDNLINLDTDMVSSTVFQQILDFIYTGKLLPSDQPAEPNFSTLLTAASYLQLPELAALCRRKLKRAGKPFGSGRVGATGMGRPPRSQRLSTASVIQARYPGLVDGRKGAHTPQELPQAKGSDDELFLGGSSQEGVHGLGRAICPASGEAGLGSCSTNGSSGGCEQELGLDLSKKSPPLPPATPGPPLTPDDPAQLSDSQHGSPLSASAPPVANSASYAELGGTPNEPMDLEGAEDNHLSLLEGPGGQPRKSLRHSARKKEWSKKEPMEGYETVSYGDNLYVCIPCAKGFPSSEQLNAHVETHTEEELFIKEEGAYETGSGGAEEEAEDLSAPSAAYAAEPRPFKCSVCEKTYKDPATLRQHEKTHWLTRPFPCNICGKMFTQRGTMTRHMRSHLGLKPFACDECGMRFTRQYRLTEHMRVHSGEKPYECQLCGGKFTQQRNLISHLRMHTSPS; encoded by the exons ATGGTTTCTGGGCCCCTGGCACTCCG GTGGTACGCGTGGGCGGGGCGCGGGGACATGGGGCCCGACATGGAGCTGCCCAGCCACTCCAAGCAGCTCCTGCTGCAGCTGAACCAGCAGAGGACGAAGGGTTTCCTGTGTGATGTCATTATCATGGTGGAGAACTCCATCTTCCGTGCGCACAAGAACGTCCTGGCTGCCAGCAGCATCTACTTCAAGTCCCTGGTCCTGCACGACAACCTCATCAACCTGGACACAGACATGGTCAGCTCCACAGTGTTCCAGCAGATCCTGGACTTCATCTACACGGGAAAACTGCTTCCCAGTGACCAGCCGGCCGAGCCCAACTTCAGCACTCTCCTCACTGCCGCCAGCTACCTCCAGCTGCCTGAGTTGGCAGCCCTTTGCCGCCGTAAACTCAAGCGAGCCGGCAAGCCCTTCGGCTCTGGTCGGGTGGGTGCCACTGGCATGGGGAGGCCCCCCCGCAGCCAGCGGCTATCCACAGCCTCCGTCATTCAGGCGCGGTATCCAGGGCTTGTGGACGGACGCAAAGGGGCCCATACCCCCCAGGAGCTCCCCCAGGCCAAAGGCTCAGATGACGAGCTTTTCCTCGGGGGCTCCAGCCAGGAGGGTGTGCATGGCCTGGGCCGGGCCATCTGTCCAGCCAGTGGGGAGGCCGGCCTGGGCAGCTGCAGCACCAATGGGAGCAGTGGGGGCTGTGAGCAGGAGCTAGGTCTGGACCTGTCCAAGAAGAGTCCTCCCCTACCTCCTGCCACCCCCGGTCCCCCCCTGACCCCCGACGACCCGGCCCAGTTGAGTGACAGTCAGCATGGCTCGCCCCTTTCAGCCTCCGCTCCTCCTGTTGCCAACAGTGCCTCTTATGCTGAGCTGGGGGGCACCCCCAATGAGCCCATGGATCTGGAGGGGGCCGAGGACAACCACCTGAGCCTGTTGGAGGGGCCTGGTGGGCAGCCCCGGAAGAGCCTGCGGCACTCAGCCCGCAAGAAGGAGTGGAGCAAGAAGGAGCCCATG GAAGGCTACGAGACCGTGTCCTATGGGGACAACCTGTACGTGTGCATCCCCTGCGCCAAAGGCTTCCCCAGCTCAGAGCAGCTCAACGCCCACGTGGAGACACACACGGAGGAGGAGCTGTTCATTAAGGAGGAGGGAGCCTACGAGACGGGCAGTGGGGGTGCCGAGGAGGAGGCCGAGGACCTGTCGGCACCCAGTGCAGCCTACGCGGCCGAGCCCCGACCCTTCAAGTGCTCGGTCTGTGAGAAGACCTACAAGGACCCTGCCACGCTGCGGCAGCACGAGAAGACGCACTGGCTGACCCGGCCCTTCCCCTGCAACATCTGCGGCAAAATGTTCACGCAGCGCGGCACCATGACGCGCCACATGAGGAGCCACCTGGGCCTGAAGCCCTTTGCCTGTGACGAGTGTGGCATGCGCTTCACCCGCCAGTACCGCCTCACCGAGCACATGCGTGTGCACTCGGGCGAGAAGCCCTACGAGTGCCAGCTCTGCGGGGGCAAGTTCACCCAGCAGCGCAACCTCATCAGCCACTTGCGCATGCACACCTCCCCCTCCTAG